Within the Paraburkholderia flagellata genome, the region AGCGCGACCAGTTCAGGCATCTGCGTCATCTGCACTTTCTTCGCGGCGAACAGGCCAACGGCGCCGCCGACGACCAGCGCAGCGACAACATACGGAATGCCTTCGGCCGACACGCGCGGACCGAGCACCGTGGCGAGCACCGCGATGAGCATGCCGATCATGCCGAGCAGGTTGCCGCGGCGCGCGGTCTCGGGATTGGCCAGGCCGCCAAGGCTCAGGATGAAGAGAATCGCCGCGCCGATATAGGAGACGGTAGTCAGGTTGGAAGTCATTGTTGTCGTCCCCTTATTTGCGGAACATCGCCAGCATCCGGCGCGTCACCGCGAAGCCGCCGAACATGTTGACGGCCGTGAGTGCCAACGCGCCCACGGCGAGGCCAAGGATCAGCCCTGATCGCCGGTCGCCAGCCGCGGACCCGCCCAGCGGCGGCGCGACCTGCACCAGCGCGCCGATGGCGATGATCGACGAGATCGCGTTGGTCACGCTCATCAGCGGCGTGTGCAGCGACGGCGTGACGTTCCAGATCACCATGTAGCCGACGAAGCAGGCCAGCACGAACACCGTGAAGTGCGACAGGAACGTGGTCGGAGCAAACAGCCCCACCATCAGGAAGGCCAGCGCGCCGATGCCGAACGCGATGGCCAGCGACTTCGCCGACATCGGCTCGCTGCTGCCGTGGCCCTTCTTCGGCGCGGCCGCCGCCGCAGTGGCAGCGGGCTGGGGTTTGGGCGCGACGGCCGGCGGCTTGATCGGCGGCGGCGGCCAGGTAATGTTGCCTTCCTTGATGACCGTGAGGCCGCGGATGGCGTCGTCATCGAAATCGACGTTGATCGTGCCGTCCTTCGTCTTGCACAGTTCCTCGACCACGCGCAGCAGGTTGTTGCCATACAACGTGGACGACTGTCTGGCCAGACGCGAAGCAAGATCCGTGTAGCCGACGATGGTCACACCGTGGCGCACCACCGCCTCGCCGGGCACTGTGAGCTCGCAGTTGCCGCCTTGCTCCGCTGCCATGTCCACGATCACGCTGCCCGGCTTCATCGACTGCACCATTTCGGCGGTGATGAGCTTCGGAGCCGGCTTGCCGGGAATCAGCGCGGTAGTGATGATGATGTCCGCGTCCCGGGCCTGCTGCGCGTACATCGCGCGCTGCGCGTGCTGGAAGCCCTCACTCATGACCTTGGCGTAGCCGCCGCCGCCCGAGCCTTCCTCGTCGTAGTCGACCTTGACGAATTCGCCGCCCAGTGACTTGACCTGGTCGGCCACTTCGGCGCGCGTGTCGTTGGCGCGCACGATCGCACCGAGACTGGCCGCAGTGCCGATTGCAGCCAGGCCCGCAACGCCAGCGCCAGCGATAAAGACCTTTGCGGGCGGCACCTTGCCGGCGGCGGTGACCTGACCGTTCAGGAAGCGGCCAAACGCATGAGCGGCTTCAATCACCGCGCGGTAGCCGCTGATGCCGGCCATCGAGGTCAGCGCGTCCATCTTCTGCGCGCGTGACAGCGTGCGCGGCAGCGAATCGATCGCCAGCACGGTAGCCTGCCTGGCCGCCAACTGCTGCATCAGCTCGGGGTTCTGGGCCGGCCACACAAAGCCGATCAGCATGCCGCCCTCGCGCATCAGTGCCACTTCCTCGCTGCTCGGCGGACGCACCTTGAAAACGATGTCACTACGGGCCCAGAGTCCGGCGGCCGTTGCGACGACCTCGGCACCCGCAGCACGGTAATCATCGTCGCCAAAGTTCGCACCTGCGCCGGCGCCGCTTTGCACGGCCACCGCGAATCCAAGCTTGATCAGTTTCTCTACCACCTCGGGCACGGTTGCTGCACGCCGCTCCCCGGTGGCTGTCTCCAGAGGAATGCCAATCAGTAATGTCATTTTGTCAATTGATGATAGTGGCCGTCGCAAGGACATCGGGCCTGCGCTTCAGCTCTTGTCACGGCAAGGAGCACAGAGCGAACAATGGTGATATGAAAAGTACTACTAATATTACAAGATCGTAGAATTGAATAGCGACGGACCAATGAACTGTGCTCGCGCTGTCAGTCGTTCATCTTGTTCCGCACGGGATAGCGGACCGCCTTACTGCGACAGAACCGTCAAAACTCTACTGTTTTGCATCCGCTTCGACAGGTACAACTACCTGGCGGGTCCGTTTGGCAGTTGACGCAGCATCGAGATTGCTTTCAGCAGTCTCCACGGCTTGCCTGGCAGCTTTCACAGCAGTTTCATACGCCGAATTTGCCGTCTCGCTTGCGGTCGTGATGAATGTCTTCCATGCCGCCACTACCGATTCACTTCCCGCCGGCGCATTTTTCGTGAGCCCGTCGATGAACACGTGCGCATCGCTCTGGAACTGCTTGCACTGTGCTTCTGCGAGCGTAGCCAATTCAGCTTGGGTGCTGGAGCAGATTTCGTAGACCTCGCGCCAGTATGACTGCACTCTTTCAACGGAAGGTTGAACCAGGATCGACTGTTGTGAAAACGTTTCCTGAGGCTCTTTGGCAGAAAGTGCCTTGACTGCGAATGCCTGACTTTCAGCGAGGATCGACTTGACCGCTTGCACATTCAGGTCGGCCAGCTTTTCAATGCCTTCAAATGCCTTGTTCAGGAAAACAAACGATGATTCGACGCCGCCTTTCTGCGCGGCGACAAGTTGCTCCGTCGTCTCAGTGCTCATCAATGGCTCCATGCAAGGTGGAAGTGCCCGAATGTCCACAAGAGCGGCTCACGGACAAAAAGACACAGAACACAGTTGGTGGTGCGATGCAGCAATATCCATTCTAAGGTCGAGTGGACGCCTGTCAATCATTTGTTCGTGGAAGCCGCTTCATGTCTCGTAAGCGTATCGACAAATGCCTTGCCAGCTCTGGCATGCAGGCGCTTACCAGGTATAAACCCGAATAATAAATTCGCCCTCGCCGCAAAGTCGAAAATTCGTATAACAACTGTTTGCGATGCAGCAAAAGAGCGCGTTGCAATCCATCTTTCTGCACACTTCGGAGGAAACCGCATGGCGGTCCGTGCCACGGCGCGCGGGCGATGTGTGCGCCCGTGTTGCCGGCTCGTGTCGGGGTGATCGCGGTCGATTTCTTCAATCAATTAGGATGACGAATGATGAAAGGAGGGCGATTTGTGCTGTGGCAATTGAGAGTCGCTCAACGTCTCCTCCGCGAATCCCCATACTGAAGCCAGAAGACACGCTCGCATTCGACACTGCGGTCGCTGAACTGAACAAGGCAACTCAAGACCTCCAGCAGCTGGAGAACGATCGAGCAACATCCCTCGCTGGGCTTGCGAGGGCGCAGGACCGTTACTACCTGACCCGCAGGAGCGGCTGCGCCGTAAGTGCCAATTGCGCGCGTCAGCAGCCCGTGCGGTACCGAAGCTACCACCGGGCGTCGGACCCATTGTGATTGGCGAAATTGCCGAAGCCCAGTCGCTGCACATTGGTTTCGATGTTGGGCCTATGCGGGATCGGACTCGGCCGGCGGGAACATTAGCTTCTATTTCGCAATCCTGGTCATAGCAATGTTGACGACGGAGCTTTCCAAAGAATATTATGCGCGCATATTATTCTTTGGACGGAGCTGGCATGTGGTCAGTTGAGGTCACGGGTGAATGTGCTGCGACACCAGCGAAGGTTTTTGGCGTCCTGGCGGAACCGGAGAAGTGGTCGGAGTGGAACAAAGGTGTCCTTAGAATCGAAATGCACGGACCGTTCCAGGCTGGCACAACTGCGGTGATGGTTCTGCCAGACTTGACGAGGTTGCCGTTCCGCTTCGGGTGGGTTGAGGCGGACAAGGGTTTCGAGGACGTAACTGAAGTACCCGACGCTGGCGTGGTTGTTCGCGTTCGTCACGAGCTTTCGCCGACCGAACGCGGCACTCGGATCACGTATCGCTGCGAGGTCGATGGCCCTGAGCCAGTAGCCCGCGAGGTGGGCGCGCTTGTTACTTCTGATTTCGCCGATGTAATCGCCGCCCTTGGTCTGCGGGCAGAGCAACTGGGTAAGTGAGTCGCTCCAACCTGGCGAGAGTCCTGGGCATCTACTATGGCGAGCGACGCTTGGCTGGCAGCGGCGCCTTACTGCTGCACTGAAGCCGTTGGGGTTGACACACGTACAGTTCGTTCTGCTGGCCAGTACCTGGTAGATCACGCCTTGCCGGGGAATCGCCACGCCTGCGCCGAATCGCCGACCACGATCAGCGGATACCCAAACGTCCGCTGGACCTCATGCCGCGCAAATTAGCCCACGAAGTGCCAAAGCGTCGGCAAGTGAACGATAACCAGTAAAGTGATGAACGTTAAGGCCGGCTAGCCGGGCGCCTGCAATATTGTCCGGAAGGTCGTCGACGAAAAACGTTTCGTGCGGCAAAGCACGAAGCTTCTCGAGACATCGATGGAATACCCCGACGTCCGGCTTCGCGGCCGAGAACGATGCAGATGCGTACACGTGATTGCCAGATACGCTGGCGATTTCCGGGCAAAGGTACTCGATGTTTGACGACACGGCTCGCGCGCGACATCCTGCGCGCCCCAGCGATGAAACGCTATGTGCAAAGCGAAGTTCTGCCGGGTTCGCGCGTGAATACCGATCAGGAACTGTTCGACTATGCATGCGCGAATGCAAAGACCGACCACCACCCCGTCGGCACTTGCCGCATGGGACGACCCGATGATCCCGATTGCGTCGTGACGCCCGATCTGCGTCTTATCGGACTCCGGGAAGGGACAAAGTTGCACTCACACTCGGCGAATAAACCGTTGAGTGGCGAGGCTCTCTCAGGCGGGCGTGCTGCTGATTAGCCAGATCGCGCCGGGCAATCGCACTCTCGCACCGTCCGCATAGGGCTCAAGCGCCTCGTGAACAGAAGCGGTGGCGGCAGAGACGACCTCGGTTGGCTGGTTGCGTAACCAACTATTTACCGCGCCGATTTGGGTTGACTGAACCACTGCCTCCTCCAGCCCGCGGCCAGCAGCGATATCGAGGTCAATGTCGAGTTTCTCGAAGCGCGGCGGCGCCCAACCGGCCGCCGTGACAACCTTGGTCACGTGGTCCCGATCGGCGAAGGCGAACATTCCGGGAGCGTTCGGCGCCGACTGCGGCCTCGGCGGCAGGTGCCGCGCGGCCGCGGTCATCGGCACTTCCATCCACGGGTTTTCGGCTAGTGAGCGCCAGCACGCGAGCGCCATCCGCGCGTCCGGTGCAGCGGCGCGGCGCATATTGGCGAACGCTGCCACACGGTCGCCGAAGAACATCACTCCGAAGGCCGAAATCAGCAAATCGTATTCGTCCAACGCGGCCGTCGCTGGATCGGTCTGCCGCCAATCGACATTGGTGATGCCGGCGGCGTTCGCGCGCCTTTTACCCTCCTCAAGCATTGGCCCCGATATGTCCAACCCCGCTACGCATCCCGACGGCCCCACGGCGCGAGCGAACTCCAGCGTGGGCGCGCCACAACCACAGCCGATATCCACCACCCGGTCGCCGGCACGCGGAGCGGCAAAGACAAGCAAGGCGTTTGTGACCGGTGCTAGCGTGATGTCGGTGTGCTCCTGTCGAGCCACCCAGATGTCGCCGCCGTTCCCGTTCCAGAAGGCAAGCATGTCGGCGTTGATCTCTTCGGATGAGGCCATCCGGGTTCTCCTACCTGGCGGCTGAGCACGTTCCGGCTTCGCCGGGCGGAGAGCAAGCGGCGGCGCGGCACGCGCAATTTGAACGCCATCTGACCAGCGAGCGGCCGCTCAATCGAACTCAACGCGCCCCGTGCCGCGGAGCATTCCCGTCCGGCTTGAATGTCAGTTTCGTGGGAAGTTGATCGCCCCGCGGGTCGGCTACTGCCGAGCCAGGTCGGCGGCCTTTCTAGTATTCCTTAATTAACTGGGCCAACGACTCGGCCACTCGTGCGATGGCTTCGTCTGCCGACACGAGCGTGCTGCCGGAATATCGTACGAGCACGACCACGCCCTTTCGTTGCGTACTATCTGCACGAGAACGTGGGAGTTTTACCGGTACGTCGACATTTGATGCGCTGCGGCGCCGCTCCGCTCACTCACGCGCGTCCACTCATGCCTCGCATGCGCCTTGCGAAATGGGCACGCTCCGCGTCGTCCATCAGCGCCAGAAACTCGTCCGCTTCCATATGAACCAGTTCTTCGTGATCGCCCGCTTCGAAGTAGATGTCCGGCTCGCCCGCCAGGTTCGCTTCGAGATAGGTTTTCATGCCATACGCCCCGCAGATCGGCGGCAGCGCCCCTGCATCGCAGTCCTTGAACAGCTCGCGCAGATCGGCCTCGGTGGCAAGGGCGAGCCTGCGCCCTGTCTTGTTCCAAAGCTCGGACAATTGCACAGCATAGGTTGAAGGCAGCACGACGGCCACATAGCCGTGCTCGTCCTCGAGCAGTACTGTTTTTGCAAGACGGTCGCCGGGAATGTGCGCTGCCGCAGCGCTTTCCATGCTCGAATGACTGTATGGGTGGCGCACGATTTCATAGCGTGAGCCCTTGCTGCGCAGGCGTTCCTGCAGAGTGGTCGACATCGACATGGCACACCTCCTGTCGAATGCGTTGAAGAAAACCAGCCGCGAGTAACCCCTTCAGAATAGGTCACGCGCGAGCGAATAGCACGCCGCCACCGCAACCGTAAATTCGCAGTACGAAGACCTGGCGGCTGGATTCTCCGTTGTCGCCGATGAGCGTAACGACCGCACCCTTCTCACCCGGGTTGACCCTGCCGGCACTCCGTTTCGAGCCAATGGGCAACCAGGCGCCGCGCCGCATATAGATCGTCTGGGTAGTTTGGGTCGTCGTTCGATGGTGACGGGTCATGGCCGGCTTTCCTCAGGGCCGAAAGCTCGCTTTGTCGTAGCGTCTTCCGGTCGGTGAACTTAGCGCGTCTGCATCTTTGCCTTCAACGCAGTGACCGGAAAGTCACGCGAACCTCTTCCGAGAAAGCTTGCGGTTGCTCCCAGGCCGCAAAGTGTCCGCCTTTGGGGAGGCGTTTGTAGTGAATAAGCTTGGGATACGCTTTCGCTGTCCAGCTCTGCGGGGCGGCGTAGATCTCATCCGGAAAGACGCTGACGCCAACCGGGATAGCAACATGCTTCGGGGCAAAGAAGTTGAGCTTGTTTTCCCAATACAGACGAGCTGAAGAAACTGCCGTGTTCGTGAGCCAATAGAGCGTGACATTGTCGAGGATGTCGTCCCGCGTAAGCCCCTCCGGCTGTCCGGCAAACACGCGTGCGATAAGCGCCTGGCTGCTAGCATCGTGATCGAGCATCCACGCGGCGAGCCCGACAGGGGAATCTTCGATCCCGTACAGCGTTTGCGGGCGGTTCGCCATCTCCAATGCGTAGCCAAGCCCGTGCTTGTAGAAATAGTCGAGTTGATCGAACGCGTGCTTCTCGTCGGCTGAAAGGCCTGCTGGCGCAGGCTCGCCCAGTTTGAGAGCCTCTGCAACGTTGGCCGGCACGGTGGCCGGCATGTTCGTGTGAATACCGAGCAGATCCGGTTGCGCAAGCAGGGCCATCTGCTCCGTAACCGCATTTCCCCAATCGCCGCCTTGCGCGACATAACGCGTATATCCGAGGCGCTTCATCAGTGCGACCCAGGCGCGTGCAATGCGAGCGGGATCCCAGCCGGTCGCTGTCGGCTTGCCCGAGAACCCGTAGCCCGGCAGCGACGGAATCACAACGTCGAAAGCGTCTGATGCAGTCGCGCCATGGGCCGTTGGATTGGTCAGCGGATCGATGATCTTCAACTGCTCGATGATTGACCCGGGCCACCCGTGCGTGATGATGATCGGCAACGCATTCTCATGTTTCGAACGAACGTGGATGAAATGAATGTCGAGGCCATCAATTTCGGTCACGAATTGCGGCAGAGCGTTCAGCCTTCTCTCGACTTTGCGCCAGTCATATTCAGCCGCCCAATAGCGTGCGAGATTCTGCATTGTCGCGAGCTGAACACCCTGCGATGCGTCAGGTACCGTTTCGCGATCAGGCCACCGGGTCGCCTTGATACGCCGTTTCAAATCGATGAGTTGCGATTCCGGCGCATGCACACGAAGTGGACGAATGGCGGTCTTGTCACTGCCGGTCGACTGGGTGACCTCAGCGATGGCCTGATTCGTTTCTGCGAAAGCGAGCTGACTCAACGTGCCGGCTGCAATGGTTGCTGCTGCCACACCAATGAAACGGCGGCGTGACGGGATATGGGGGATGAGATCGTCTGGCATGCAAACTCCAATTGGCAATAAGTACGAATAGGGGAGCGATGAATGCCGCAGCAACCCAATATCGCGAGCAAACACCTTCTCGATTGCGCAATTGAGCCGATCTACACATGCAGTCCGTTAGCAGGCCTCACATCGTTACCGCTTTGACCAACCACAAACCGAAGTCCGCGGTAGTGAAACGGATTATGTGTAAGCAAGCTGCTCGGGTAAACGCCGACCGTAGAAGAACAGTTGTGTCGGTCAGGAACAAACCATCGCCCTGCATCCAGTGCGTCGAGGATATGAACCTCGGCTTTCGGCAGATCCCGCTGATAGGCCGCAACCCGCTACCTGGAAAGAGGGGCCGCACCTCCCCCTGACAACCAGCGTCGGGGTTGGTGCTTTCTCTCGAGATGTTTGGTAACTACCCGGTTTGCACTGCTCGCGCGACGACCTGCCACTGGCAAAGACCAATCTGGGTTCACGGAGCTTCCGAATCGGGCGCAATGGCGTTCTCTCTGATTCAGGTCAAACGAACTGCGACGGAGTGCGGTCCAATCAGCATCAGGCGCGCATTGCCTGCGTGCGACGAGGAGACCGACATGAAGTTGACGTTTCTGGGCGCGGCGCAAACCGTCACCGGTTCTCGCTATCTGCTGGAGGCGGCGGGCAAGCGGGTGCTGATCGATTGCGGCCTGTTCCAGGGCACAAAGAACCTCCGCTTGCGCAACTGGGATCCGTTGCCGTTTCCCGCCAACTCGCTCGACGCCGTGATCCTCACGCACGCCCACCTCGATCACTGCGGCTACCTGCCGGTCCTCACGCGCAACGGCTATCGCGGGCCGGTCTTCTGCACACCGGGGACGGCGGGTCTGTGCGAAGTCATGCTGCGCGACAGCGCGCGGCTCCAGGAGGAAGACGCCGCGTTCGCGAATCGCCATGGCTATTCGAAGCACCACCCGGCGTTGCCGCTCTACACGCAGGAAGATGCCGAACAGGCGTTGCGCCTCATCGGGCCGCGCGAAGTCGACACGTCCGTCACGCTGGCGCAGCAATTGAGCTTCCGGCTGCTCCCCGCCGGCCATATCCTCGGTGCCGCGAGCGTCGTGCTCTGCTGCGGACACACGCTCATCGCGTTCTCCGGAGACCTCGGTCGTCCCGACGACCCGATCGTGCGCGCGCCATCACCGCCGGCACACGCCGACTACCTGGTGGTTGAATCGACGTATGGCGACCGGCTCCACGGCGCGCTCAATCCCGAGGATGAACTCGCCGACGTCTTCGCACGCACCTTCGCGCGCGGCGGCGTCGTGGTGATGCCTTGCTTCGCTGTGGGGCGCGCACAGGAAGTCCTCTATTACATCGCGCGGCTCAAGGAGACGGGACGCATGGCCAACGTTCCCGTCTATCTCGACAGCCCGATGGCGATCAGCGTGACCGATCTTTATCGGCGCCACATGCGTGAACATCGATTGACAGTCTCACAATTGCACGCCATCGATCACGCGGCGTTCATGACGCGAACCGTTGACGAATCGAAGGCCATCGCTTCGCGCAGCGGACCGATGATCGTCATCGCAGGCAGCGGCATGGCGACCGGGGGGCGCGTGCTGCACCACCTGAATCTCTATGCGCCCGACCCACGCAACACGATCGCACTGGTCGGCTACCAGGCACCCGGCACGCGCGGCGCGGCGCTCGAAGCCCACGCGCCGACCATCAAGCTGCATGGCGACTACGTGCGCGTGCGCGCTGAGGTTGCCTCGATCTCCTCGCTCTCGGCACACGCCGACTACCGGGAAACGCTGCGCTGGCTCGCGGGCATGACGTGCCCGCCTCTGCGCACGTTCGTTACCCATGGCGAGCCCGCCGCAGCTGATGCATTGCGCCGGCGTATCGCCGAAACGCTGCACTGGGAGTGCAGCGTGCCCGAATATGGCGAGTCGGTCGAACTGGCAGAGGAGACCGCGCGCGCGTGCCCGCCGCGTGAACCGGAAACGCCAGCCTGAGCGAACAAGGCGCGGCACAGCCATCGCGCCGCGTGCGCTTCGCCGCCGCTCGGCGCGCCCAACTTTATCGCGACACCATCTTGTGTCACTCATAAAATGGCGGCAAGCCCCCGCGCGACAGCAGCCGCCGGGAATCCCCGCATCGAAGTCGATACTTCATACGTGAATGGCTTACGCACCGGTTTCGCGCAGGCGAGTTGCCCTGGATAGTCCCCATGGGTACTAACCCGCGAGTACGCCTCGCCGCAGGCGC harbors:
- a CDS encoding HAD-IA family hydrolase produces the protein MSSNIEYLCPEIASVSGNHVYASASFSAAKPDVGVFHRCLEKLRALPHETFFVDDLPDNIAGARLAGLNVHHFTGYRSLADALALRGLICAA
- a CDS encoding GMC oxidoreductase, translating into MRTRDCQIRWRFPGKGTRCLTTRLARDILRAPAMKRYVQSEVLPGSRVNTDQELFDYACANAKTDHHPVGTCRMGRPDDPDCVVTPDLRLIGLREGTKLHSHSANKPLSGEALSGGRAAD
- a CDS encoding class I SAM-dependent methyltransferase; protein product: MASSEEINADMLAFWNGNGGDIWVARQEHTDITLAPVTNALLVFAAPRAGDRVVDIGCGCGAPTLEFARAVGPSGCVAGLDISGPMLEEGKRRANAAGITNVDWRQTDPATAALDEYDLLISAFGVMFFGDRVAAFANMRRAAAPDARMALACWRSLAENPWMEVPMTAAARHLPPRPQSAPNAPGMFAFADRDHVTKVVTAAGWAPPRFEKLDIDLDIAAGRGLEEAVVQSTQIGAVNSWLRNQPTEVVSAATASVHEALEPYADGARVRLPGAIWLISSTPA
- a CDS encoding MBL fold metallo-hydrolase RNA specificity domain-containing protein; this encodes MKLTFLGAAQTVTGSRYLLEAAGKRVLIDCGLFQGTKNLRLRNWDPLPFPANSLDAVILTHAHLDHCGYLPVLTRNGYRGPVFCTPGTAGLCEVMLRDSARLQEEDAAFANRHGYSKHHPALPLYTQEDAEQALRLIGPREVDTSVTLAQQLSFRLLPAGHILGAASVVLCCGHTLIAFSGDLGRPDDPIVRAPSPPAHADYLVVESTYGDRLHGALNPEDELADVFARTFARGGVVVMPCFAVGRAQEVLYYIARLKETGRMANVPVYLDSPMAISVTDLYRRHMREHRLTVSQLHAIDHAAFMTRTVDESKAIASRSGPMIVIAGSGMATGGRVLHHLNLYAPDPRNTIALVGYQAPGTRGAALEAHAPTIKLHGDYVRVRAEVASISSLSAHADYRETLRWLAGMTCPPLRTFVTHGEPAAADALRRRIAETLHWECSVPEYGESVELAEETARACPPREPETPA
- a CDS encoding SRPBCC family protein: MWSVEVTGECAATPAKVFGVLAEPEKWSEWNKGVLRIEMHGPFQAGTTAVMVLPDLTRLPFRFGWVEADKGFEDVTEVPDAGVVVRVRHELSPTERGTRITYRCEVDGPEPVAREVGALVTSDFADVIAALGLRAEQLGK
- a CDS encoding epoxide hydrolase family protein, coding for MPDDLIPHIPSRRRFIGVAAATIAAGTLSQLAFAETNQAIAEVTQSTGSDKTAIRPLRVHAPESQLIDLKRRIKATRWPDRETVPDASQGVQLATMQNLARYWAAEYDWRKVERRLNALPQFVTEIDGLDIHFIHVRSKHENALPIIITHGWPGSIIEQLKIIDPLTNPTAHGATASDAFDVVIPSLPGYGFSGKPTATGWDPARIARAWVALMKRLGYTRYVAQGGDWGNAVTEQMALLAQPDLLGIHTNMPATVPANVAEALKLGEPAPAGLSADEKHAFDQLDYFYKHGLGYALEMANRPQTLYGIEDSPVGLAAWMLDHDASSQALIARVFAGQPEGLTRDDILDNVTLYWLTNTAVSSARLYWENKLNFFAPKHVAIPVGVSVFPDEIYAAPQSWTAKAYPKLIHYKRLPKGGHFAAWEQPQAFSEEVRVTFRSLR
- the phaP gene encoding TIGR01841 family phasin (Members of this family are phasins (small proteins associated with inclusions such as PHA granules). Note that several different families of phasins have been named PhaP despite very little sequence similarity to each other.), with product MSTETTEQLVAAQKGGVESSFVFLNKAFEGIEKLADLNVQAVKSILAESQAFAVKALSAKEPQETFSQQSILVQPSVERVQSYWREVYEICSSTQAELATLAEAQCKQFQSDAHVFIDGLTKNAPAGSESVVAAWKTFITTASETANSAYETAVKAARQAVETAESNLDAASTAKRTRQVVVPVEADAKQ
- a CDS encoding Re/Si-specific NAD(P)(+) transhydrogenase subunit alpha, whose protein sequence is MTLLIGIPLETATGERRAATVPEVVEKLIKLGFAVAVQSGAGAGANFGDDDYRAAGAEVVATAAGLWARSDIVFKVRPPSSEEVALMREGGMLIGFVWPAQNPELMQQLAARQATVLAIDSLPRTLSRAQKMDALTSMAGISGYRAVIEAAHAFGRFLNGQVTAAGKVPPAKVFIAGAGVAGLAAIGTAASLGAIVRANDTRAEVADQVKSLGGEFVKVDYDEEGSGGGGYAKVMSEGFQHAQRAMYAQQARDADIIITTALIPGKPAPKLITAEMVQSMKPGSVIVDMAAEQGGNCELTVPGEAVVRHGVTIVGYTDLASRLARQSSTLYGNNLLRVVEELCKTKDGTINVDFDDDAIRGLTVIKEGNITWPPPPIKPPAVAPKPQPAATAAAAAPKKGHGSSEPMSAKSLAIAFGIGALAFLMVGLFAPTTFLSHFTVFVLACFVGYMVIWNVTPSLHTPLMSVTNAISSIIAIGALVQVAPPLGGSAAGDRRSGLILGLAVGALALTAVNMFGGFAVTRRMLAMFRK
- a CDS encoding aminoacyl-tRNA deacylase, whose amino-acid sequence is MSMSTTLQERLRSKGSRYEIVRHPYSHSSMESAAAAHIPGDRLAKTVLLEDEHGYVAVVLPSTYAVQLSELWNKTGRRLALATEADLRELFKDCDAGALPPICGAYGMKTYLEANLAGEPDIYFEAGDHEELVHMEADEFLALMDDAERAHFARRMRGMSGRA